From the genome of Aerococcus urinaehominis:
GATTTATTTACTGAAATTGGCAAACGTCATCAACGTGACGAGGTTGATGAAATCTTTACCGCTGGTAGTCGGTTAACCACACCAGCTCCGGAAGATATTTCTAAAGAATGGCCGCGACCATGGTATTATTCCCGTATTTTTATTGTCCTGATGCTAGTAGCCCTAGCCCTTTATGTGGTCACTGTTAACATGGATAATATGATTACCCTGCCAGCCCTGCTTCTAGTTGGGGCCAGTGTCACCGTTTTGCCAGTTGTATCATTCTTTTTTTGAATGTAATTCGCCGCGTAATATTTCTTTAATTACTGTCTTTGAAATATTTGCAGTTGGTGGGGCTTTTTCTATTTTAGCCACCATGTTTATCTTCCTTTTTACTGATGGTATTGCCGTAAACTCCGAGAGTTTGTTGAGTATTTTACTGGCAGTAGTCGCCGAGGAAGTGGCCAAGGCCTTTTTGACCCTTTATTTTATCCGTCGTTATGCCGACAAGCGCTATATTCTGAATGGCCTCTTGATTGGGGCCGGAGTAGGGGCTGGTTTTGCTGTTTTTGAAACGGCTGGCTACGGCTTTTACGAATTAATGGAGACAGGTTACTATGAGAGCTTAGTTAATATCCTCGTCATGCGTGGTGTTATGGCAATTGGTGGCCATGTGGTCTGGGCTGCCATTCAGGGAGGTGCTTTGATGCTAGCCCTCAAGGCCATGGGGGTAAACTTCTCTTGGGCAGCACTCAAGGAGCCAGCCTTCCTACGTTTTGCGGGCTTGACTATCTTGATGCATTTTATTTGGAATTCCAACCTCTTTATTTTACCACTGCCGATTATCATGGATTTAAAATATATCTTATTAATTATCTTTGCCTGGCTTGTTATCTTTATCCTAGTTAACCGTGGCATTAAAGAAATCAACCAGATTACCCTCGACTACCAGCCAACTGAACTCACAGCCAGTGATGCGGCCGATGAATCAGTTGCTAAGCAGATAATTGATTAAACCCATACCTTAATTGACTTAAATAGGTTTATAACCCCCAAAAATTACCCTTCTGGAGGATTTTATGAAAAGAGCATTAATTGTTGACTCAACTGCTAATATTGGTGAGACTTTGTTCAACCATCCTGATATTTACCAGGCAAACTTGACTGTCCACTTCAATGGTGAGGAAGCGTCCTATGTTGACACTTGGGATGAAGCACGCACCAAAGCCTTCTATGAAAAGATGGCGGCAGCCGACCATATCCCAACTACTAGCCAACCAGCTCCTGAAGATTTTATCAAGGCCTTTGAGGCAGTGGTAGCTGCTGGTTATGAGACGGTCTATGTCCTCACTGTCGCCTCACAAATTTCCGGAACCTTCCAAACAGCCTCTATGATTAGTAAGGATTATGAAGACCTAATTGATATCCATTTAGTGGACTCTGGCACTTCGAGCTATGGCATGAAGAATATGGTAGAACACCTAGTGGCCTGGTTTGAAACCGATATGACCAACCAAGAAATTGATGACCAGCTGGCCAAGCTAGTGCGTGAAACATACGTACTAGGAGCCATCCATAACCTGACCAATTTCCAAAAAGGTGGCCGTATTAGTCACTTGGGCGGTAGTATCGCAGGTTTATTTAAGGTAGCAGGCCTCTTCTCTGTCCACCAAGGTAAAATTGATATTGAAAAAGTTACCCGCGGCAAGCAAAGGGTACGTCAAGCCCTGGACCAAGCCATCGATAAATATATTTCAAATCATCCGGGTGCTTTTCGTTTAGCGGTTGTCCACTCTAATATCGGTGAAGTAGCCAAGGAGAAGGCTCGCGACTTACGGCAACGCTTCCCCCCAGCCAAAGATGTGGTCATTGATAATCTAACGATTGTCGTCGGTACCCAGCTAGGTGAGGACATATTAGCTTATATCTACTTGCCTTATCTTTTGACATAGTCCTTTTTCATAGGTTGCTTAGTTAAATAATCTTGGTGATAGCAAAGATCGAAGTTTTAACTTCGGTCTTTTTTTCTAGTTTATTTCACTTAAAAACTGTATTATGGATGATTTTTTAGCTCAGCTAAGGTATGCTAAAGGGGTAAACGGTTTCAAAATAAAAGGAGGTACAAGATGTTTGATTTAAGTGGTCAAGTGGCCGTTGTCACCGGGGGCGCTAATGGCATTGGTGCTGGTGTGGTCCAGTGCTTGGCGCAAGCTGGGGCTTATGTAGCCATTTTAGATATTGATCAAGACAATGGTCAAAGGATTGCTGCACAAGTAGAAGGAGATTTTTACCAGCTCGATGTAACCGACCATGAGGCTACCTATGAAGTTTTCAAAATGATTGCTGAAAATCAGGGGAAAATTGATATTTTAGTGGCTAATACCGGCGTCTATCCGGAAGTGATGTTGGCGGATGTTAGTGAAACAGACTATTACCACACTACAGATATCAACCTAAAAGGTATGATTTATGCCACTCAGGCTGCTGTTCATTATATGAAGGAGCAGCACTTTGGCCGCATTATCCTCATGTCTTCAATAACTGGTGATATTGCTGGCTATCCAGGTGGCGGTATTTACGGCGCAACCAAGGCTGCTGCTTTAGGTTTTATGCGCAATATTGCAGTAGAATATGGCCAGTATGGTATCACTGTTAACGCCATTCAACCTGGTTTAATCGCTACTGAGTCATTGAAGGCTTTGGGCGCAGTCCAAGGGGGCGAAAAGTATATTCCAATGCAAACCCTAGGGCAACCAAGCGATATTGGGGCTGCAGCTGTCTTCTTTGCTTCTAAGGAGGCTGCTTATGTCACTGGTCAAGCTTTAGTGGTAGATGGGGGACAAATTCTCCCTGAAACACCTAACAGTCTGCCAGACTAAAAATAATATATAACATTCGAAATCATCAAGGGCCTGGGATATAAATTCCGGGCTCTTGCTATTAGATGTAAGCGCTCAATATGGTAAAATATTGATGTAAAGCTATTTAAGATTTTTAAAAGGAGGTTTATCATGGAATTGCGTAGTCATTTTCTTAACCAACTGACTAATCAAGAGGTTGAGGACTATCTAGACCAAGATGATGTCATCCTGGTACCTTTTGGACCAACCGAGGTGCATGGCGGCCTGCCCTTGGATTGTGAAACTGTCGTTAGCCAGGGCTTGGCACTGCTTTTAGCTCAGCGGGTCAACTGTTTGGTGCTACCTAATATTCCTTATATTTATTCAGGGGCGACCGCCAGCGCCCGGGGTACCATCCAGCTGACAGTAAAGGAATCAAGTAATCTACTATATGGTATCGCTAAAAGCCTATTGCAATCAGGCTTTACCCGGCAGATTTACTTTTCCCTTCATGGACCGGCCCATATTCCTATGCAGCCGGTAGTGCGAGACTTTTTCGATGAAACTGGGGTCGGTATCCTATATATCGATATCGCTATGGCCCTTCACCGGTCAGGCTTGTTTGAGGGGCCAGATATGCTAGCCAACTTTGACCGGATGATTCTAGCCGCCTATCAATTGCAAGGACGTTTAGCAGAGGTGCCCTTGACCACAGCATTTGACCATGAATTTCCTAATGATAGTGGTCAATTTAGCTACCTGAAAAAACAAGCCTATGAGAGTGGGGCCATTGGTTACTACTTTGGTGATTTGGGTGAGCATATGCCGACCACTGCGATTCCAGATGAAGCCACCCGTCAGCGCCTAGCTGAAGAGGGCTTACCTATGCTAGAAAAAGTTGTTGACCTGAATGATTTGCCACGGATACTTGCTGAAATGAACATTCATGCTGACTATGTAGATAGGGTTTTAAGTGAGCGTCCTAATAGTCCAGCGGCTTTTAACCAGGGGCAATGACCAGCTAGCCAAAATAATGATAGTGGTCGGCCACCACGCCAATCGCGCTACCGGCAAAAATGTCCTAAAAAAGGCGGGATGCCTCCAAAAATGTGGAAAAAAAGCGCTAATTGCATTTGAGATGACTAAAAGAAGAAGTATGTTAGACTAACGCTATTAAAGGAGAAGGGAATTTTTATGGCAATATTAGTAACAATTGATTATCGTGGCCAAGCGGGCAGTGCCCAGGAATTTGCCCATGACATGCTCGAAAATGGTATTGTTGACCGCATCCGCCAGCAGGCTGGTAACCTGGCCTACCAATATTATCTGCCTTGGGATGACCAGGATGTGGTTAGGCTGGTCGATGTTTGGACTGACCAAGCCGCTATTGACCGTCACCATGCTTCCAGTATGATGGCTGAGATCATTGCCTTGCGGGAAAAATATGATCTGACCATGACTGTTAACCGTTACCAAATTAGTGAAGACCAGGTCCCAGATAGCGACCAAGCCTTCATTAGAGCGTAAAAATAGAAAACCCCCTAGCTAGCTACCACTTGCTTGGTAACGGCTAGGGGGTTTCTAGTTAATCTGTAGCTAGAAAGGCCTGCATGCGCTTGATAAAATCTTTGAGGACAAAAATGCGGGCATAGCGCTTGTTATTGCCTGGGACTAGGGTCCAGGGTGCTTCGGGACTAGAGGTATAGCGGACCATATCATTCATGGCACCCTGGTAGGCAGCAAATTTCTCGCGGTTGCGCCAGTCTTCATCAGTAATTTTGTATTGCTTGTCTGGATTTTCCTCTCGGTCCTTAAAGCGGTCGTACTGTTCGTCTTTATCAATTAAAATTAGATATTTTAAGACCAAATAGCCCTGGTGGACCAAGTTGTGCTCCATCTGGTTGATTTCGCTATAGGCTTCTTGGACCCGGTAGTCAGGGGTAAAGCCTTCCACCCGTTCAACCAGGACTCGGCCATACCAGGTGCGGTCGAAAATAGTCATGCGACCGTGGCTAGGAAAATCACGGTAGAAACGCCAAAGGTAGTGGTGGTCTGCCTCTTCCTGGTTAGGGGCGGCCGTTGTGGCCACGTCATAGCCACGTGGATCCATGAGCCGGGTCAGCCGCTTGATATTGCCACCCTTACCAGCGGCATCATGGCCCTCATAGGCTAGGATTACACCCTTGCCTTGGCGGTAAGCCTGGTAGAGGAGGTCACCAGCTTCTTTTTGCAGCTGGTCTTTGATTTCATCGTAGTCAACCTTGTCGATATGAGCGGTTAAATCAACCTGGTCCAGGGGTAGGTCACCAGTGACGGCCTGGTTAAAATCAAACTGGGGTGACCGGCTTAAGTCGGTGTCTAACCACTCAGCTAGGCGGTCTATGCAGATTTGCAGGGCCAAACGGGACTGGTCTTTTTTACCAGTTACATGCAGGACCTGCCAAGGGGTATCCGCATAATTGGTCCGGTTGAGGATATCGATAAAATGCTGGCGGTAGGCCTGGTAGTTGTCTAGCTGGTCATAGTCCTGGTCTGACAAGAGGACATCGCGGTAGGGGTCTTTTTCTAATTCCTTAATCCGTTTAGCCATCTCTGCTTCAGTATGATCAATAAAGAATTTCACTACCAGGGTATTATCATGGTGGAGGGCTTGCTCAACAAAGGCAATATCCTCAATTAAATGGGCCAGTTCCTGGCCCTGCCAGTCTAAATTATGGAAGAGGTCATAATAGAAAGACCGGTCAAAGAAAACAATTTGGCCACGGCGGGGTGCCCGCAAGAAAAACCGGCGCAGGTAGGGAAAGCAGCTTTCATGGTCTTGGGCCTGGTCAAAGGTGGCTACCTCGTAAAACTTGGGGTCTAATTCCCGGGTTAAATCTTTCAGTAAATAACCCTTACCAGATGACTCCCAGCCATCGACAATAACCAGCATCGATTTATCGGTGTCCTGGAGCTGGCGGTGGAGTTTGGCAAATTCCTCGCCCAGGTCAGACCGCTTGCGGTCGCTTAAAGCCGGATCTATTTCTTGGCGTTCAATGAGTTCTGGAGCTAGCATGATAGAGCCTTCTTTCTATATTAGGAATACGCTTACTTTTTACTTATTATAACGAACAGGGTGACTCTTTTAAAGTCAGGTCGTTTGTAGCTAGGCTAGTTTGATAAAATATGATAAATTATTAGGTGAAAAGAGGGATTTGATGCATGTCAATGAGCCAGTGGTTTATGAACTGGACTATAAAAGCCAAGTATTTGACCACTTTAATAAAGACCTGATACAAGCTGATGACCAGGAAGTTATTTTAGAATATCCAACTGTATATATTATTAATGATAAAGCGAGTCGTAAATTTAATGTGTATATTGGTGAAACCAATAATGTTATTCAACGGACTAGGCAACATATGGCTGATCAAGAAAAGGTTTCCTTTTTACAGTCTCCGTCCAGTAAAATTTATTTAATCGGCCACGATATGTTTAATAAGTCGCTTACTATGGACATCGAAAACCGCTTAATGCATTATATGGTAGCTCTCGGTAATGTAAAAAAAACTCTATAATAAACGGATTAATGCCCAAAATAAATATTACACCTCAGCCTATTTCAACCAAATTTTTGATAAGGTCTGGGAAAAATTAAGAGAAAAGAATGCCCAACTATTTCCTATTCAATCTGTGGTTAGAGACTCAGCTATTTTTAAAGCTTCGCCCTTTCATAAGCTAACCGATGAGCAGCTAGCGGCTCAGCTAGAAATCTTAACTGCCATTGAACAGGTCCAAGCCAAGCAGTCTAGCCAGGGACAACTCATTTTAGTTGAGGGAGAGGCAGGGTCGGGTAAAACAGTCCTAATGTCAAGCCTATTTTACCAACTCTTCCAAGCAGCCCTTGATGAGGATAGGCCGTTTAATAGTTATTTGCTAGTAAACCATGACCAGCAGGTAAAGGTCTATCAAGAAATTGCATATCGTTTGGATATCAATAAGGAGCGTAAAGGTAAGTTTGTTAGTAAGCCAACAGCTTTTATCAACGGGAATAATCCTGATCAACCTGTTGATGTCGTTATTGTTGATGAAGCGCACCTATTATGGACCCAGGGTAAGCAGTCTTACCAGGGTGAAAACCAGTTATTAGA
Proteins encoded in this window:
- a CDS encoding zinc ribbon domain-containing protein — encoded protein: MIANSSGTWLSLGQVKESFMYCQNCGQEVPAESNFCIHCGHALKDEGQAVANPSRFNQAGAKFSQVSQDLINRVDRVTGGSGQVKIKFSDLFTEIGKRHQRDEVDEIFTAGSRLTTPAPEDISKEWPRPWYYSRIFIVLMLVALALYVVTVNMDNMITLPALLLVGASVTVLPVVSFFF
- a CDS encoding PrsW family glutamic-type intramembrane protease, whose product is MFIFLFTDGIAVNSESLLSILLAVVAEEVAKAFLTLYFIRRYADKRYILNGLLIGAGVGAGFAVFETAGYGFYELMETGYYESLVNILVMRGVMAIGGHVVWAAIQGGALMLALKAMGVNFSWAALKEPAFLRFAGLTILMHFIWNSNLFILPLPIIMDLKYILLIIFAWLVIFILVNRGIKEINQITLDYQPTELTASDAADESVAKQIID
- a CDS encoding DegV family protein; translation: MKRALIVDSTANIGETLFNHPDIYQANLTVHFNGEEASYVDTWDEARTKAFYEKMAAADHIPTTSQPAPEDFIKAFEAVVAAGYETVYVLTVASQISGTFQTASMISKDYEDLIDIHLVDSGTSSYGMKNMVEHLVAWFETDMTNQEIDDQLAKLVRETYVLGAIHNLTNFQKGGRISHLGGSIAGLFKVAGLFSVHQGKIDIEKVTRGKQRVRQALDQAIDKYISNHPGAFRLAVVHSNIGEVAKEKARDLRQRFPPAKDVVIDNLTIVVGTQLGEDILAYIYLPYLLT
- a CDS encoding SDR family NAD(P)-dependent oxidoreductase translates to MFDLSGQVAVVTGGANGIGAGVVQCLAQAGAYVAILDIDQDNGQRIAAQVEGDFYQLDVTDHEATYEVFKMIAENQGKIDILVANTGVYPEVMLADVSETDYYHTTDINLKGMIYATQAAVHYMKEQHFGRIILMSSITGDIAGYPGGGIYGATKAAALGFMRNIAVEYGQYGITVNAIQPGLIATESLKALGAVQGGEKYIPMQTLGQPSDIGAAAVFFASKEAAYVTGQALVVDGGQILPETPNSLPD
- a CDS encoding creatininase family protein, with translation MELRSHFLNQLTNQEVEDYLDQDDVILVPFGPTEVHGGLPLDCETVVSQGLALLLAQRVNCLVLPNIPYIYSGATASARGTIQLTVKESSNLLYGIAKSLLQSGFTRQIYFSLHGPAHIPMQPVVRDFFDETGVGILYIDIAMALHRSGLFEGPDMLANFDRMILAAYQLQGRLAEVPLTTAFDHEFPNDSGQFSYLKKQAYESGAIGYYFGDLGEHMPTTAIPDEATRQRLAEEGLPMLEKVVDLNDLPRILAEMNIHADYVDRVLSERPNSPAAFNQGQ
- a CDS encoding putative quinol monooxygenase is translated as MAILVTIDYRGQAGSAQEFAHDMLENGIVDRIRQQAGNLAYQYYLPWDDQDVVRLVDVWTDQAAIDRHHASSMMAEIIALREKYDLTMTVNRYQISEDQVPDSDQAFIRA
- a CDS encoding phosphate:AMP phosphotransferase; the encoded protein is MLAPELIERQEIDPALSDRKRSDLGEEFAKLHRQLQDTDKSMLVIVDGWESSGKGYLLKDLTRELDPKFYEVATFDQAQDHESCFPYLRRFFLRAPRRGQIVFFDRSFYYDLFHNLDWQGQELAHLIEDIAFVEQALHHDNTLVVKFFIDHTEAEMAKRIKELEKDPYRDVLLSDQDYDQLDNYQAYRQHFIDILNRTNYADTPWQVLHVTGKKDQSRLALQICIDRLAEWLDTDLSRSPQFDFNQAVTGDLPLDQVDLTAHIDKVDYDEIKDQLQKEAGDLLYQAYRQGKGVILAYEGHDAAGKGGNIKRLTRLMDPRGYDVATTAAPNQEEADHHYLWRFYRDFPSHGRMTIFDRTWYGRVLVERVEGFTPDYRVQEAYSEINQMEHNLVHQGYLVLKYLILIDKDEQYDRFKDREENPDKQYKITDEDWRNREKFAAYQGAMNDMVRYTSSPEAPWTLVPGNNKRYARIFVLKDFIKRMQAFLATD
- a CDS encoding GIY-YIG nuclease family protein; translated protein: MIKYDKLLGEKRDLMHVNEPVVYELDYKSQVFDHFNKDLIQADDQEVILEYPTVYIINDKASRKFNVYIGETNNVIQRTRQHMADQEKVSFLQSPSSKIYLIGHDMFNKSLTMDIENRLMHYMVALGNVKKTL